In a single window of the Amycolatopsis sp. cg5 genome:
- a CDS encoding TetR/AcrR family transcriptional regulator has protein sequence MSRGRPRAFDREAALKAAMHVFWERGYEGTSITELTEAMGINSPSLYAAFGGKEALFREAVRLYGTTAGSRTERALVDQPTARASIEAMLRDNIHEYRADDHPSGCMVILSATNYTAASKPVHDHLADLRRDTANEIRKRVARGVDDGELPPGTDAAALGSFYSVVLNGLSILARDGASFDELSGVVDTAMANWPRT, from the coding sequence GGCCATGCACGTCTTCTGGGAGCGCGGCTACGAAGGCACCTCGATCACCGAGCTGACCGAGGCGATGGGCATCAATTCGCCCAGTCTGTACGCCGCGTTCGGCGGCAAGGAGGCACTCTTTCGTGAGGCCGTGCGGCTGTACGGGACCACTGCGGGTAGCCGTACCGAACGGGCGCTGGTCGACCAGCCGACCGCGCGGGCGTCGATCGAGGCGATGCTGCGTGACAACATCCACGAATACCGCGCCGATGATCACCCGAGCGGGTGCATGGTCATCCTGTCCGCGACGAACTACACCGCGGCCAGCAAGCCGGTGCACGACCACCTGGCCGACCTCAGGCGGGACACGGCGAACGAGATCCGCAAGCGCGTCGCGCGCGGAGTCGACGACGGCGAGCTGCCGCCGGGCACCGACGCGGCCGCGCTGGGCTCCTTCTACAGCGTGGTGCTCAACGGCCTGTCCATACTCGCCCGCGACGGCGCGAGCTTCGACGAGCTGTCCGGAGTGGTCGACACGGCCATGGCCAACTGGCCCCGGACATGA
- a CDS encoding WhiB family transcriptional regulator, translating into MADTRRLPGPNADIWDWQLEGSCRGMDSASFFHPDGERGPARARREARAKAVCLACPVLEMCRKHALAVHEPYGIWGGLSESERENIIKQDKRALSMAGG; encoded by the coding sequence ATGGCAGACACGCGCAGGCTCCCTGGTCCCAACGCCGATATATGGGACTGGCAGCTGGAGGGCTCGTGCCGGGGGATGGACAGCGCGTCCTTCTTCCACCCGGACGGCGAGCGCGGACCGGCGAGGGCCAGGCGGGAAGCCAGAGCGAAAGCGGTCTGTCTCGCTTGCCCGGTACTGGAGATGTGCCGGAAGCACGCGCTGGCGGTCCACGAGCCCTACGGGATCTGGGGCGGGTTGTCGGAGTCCGAGCGGGAGAACATCATCAAGCAGGACAAACGGGCATTGAGCATGGCCGGCGGCTGA